The sequence below is a genomic window from Flagellimonas marinaquae.
TTCTGTTTTCCATAAGGCAGAACCGATTATTGTAATTCCCTTTTAGTTAATTCAGTTGCAAGTCTTGCTACCGTCCTTCTAGTCTTCCTGATCTGTAAAGGATTTTCCAAAGGCGTAACGGCATGGGCCATCTTAAGATCGGCGTGTTGTTTTTTGAACTCGGCCAATCTCTCCTTTAGCTCTTCAATTGAAAGTTCTTTTATTTCTGATTGTCTCATCTTTCTTCTCAATTAAAAATTAGGCGGAATAATCCCTTGCTACAACAAACTTGGTCTTCACCGGAAGTTTCTGTGCCGCAAGCCTTAAGGCTTCCTGGGCAATCTCCTTTGGTACACCGGCAACCTCGAACATGATTCTACCCGGCTTTACCACGGCTACCCAATATTCCGGAGCACCTTTACCTTTACCCATACGAACCTCAAGAGGTTTTTTGGTGATGGGCTTGTCCGGGAATATTTTGATCCACAACTGACCTTGTCTCTTCATGTATCTTGTCGCAGCGATACGCGCAGCCTCTATCTGACGGGAAGTAATGAAGTGTGAATCCATGGACTTGATACCGAACATTCCATTGGAAAGTTGGTGTCCTCTCTGGGAGTTACCCTTCATACGCCCTTTCTGGGCCTTACGAAATTTTGTTCTTTTTGGCTGTAACATTTTACCTTACTTTATCTTAATTACTTTCTACGACGGGATTTCTTGTTATCCTTGCCGCCTTTTCCTTGACTTTTGCTCAATCCTACAAGTGGTGAAAGCTCTCTTTTTCCATACACCTCTCCTTTCATGATCCAAACTTTGATACCCAATCTACCATAAGTAGTATGAGCTTCGTGCAAAGCGTAGTCCACATCTGCACGGAAAGTAGACAATGGAATTCTTCCTTCTTTGTAGGACTCGGAACGTGCCATTTCTGCACCGTTCAATCGTCCGGAAATCTGAATCTTGATACCTTCGGCATTCATACGCATTGCTGCGGCGATCGCCATTTTAATGGCTCTCCTGTATGAAATTCTGCTCTCGATCTGTCTTGCAACACTGGCAGCGACCAAATTTGCATCAAGCTCAGGTCTCTTTATTTCGTGTATATTGATCTGAACTTCCTTATTCGTGATCTTCTTAAGCTCTTCCTTAAGTTTATCTACCTCTTGACCTCCTTTACCGATTATGATACCAGGTCTGGACGTGGTAATGGTAATCGTGATCAATTTTAAGGTTCTCTCAATTATAATCCTTGATACACTGGCTTTGGCCAAACGCGCATAAAGGTATTTTCTGATCTTGTCGTCTTCAGCCAGTTTATCGCCATAATCATTTCCTCCGTACCAGTTGGATTCCCATCCTCTGATAATTCCTAAGCGATTTCCTATTGGATTGGTCTTCTGTCCCATATTATTCTTCTAGCTTTGAACGTTGTTATTGGCCTCCAAGATCATGGTTACATGATTGGAACGCTTTCTAATTCTATGTGCCCTACCTTGCGGAGCTGGTCTCAATCGCTTCAACATGGTTCCCCCATCTACACGGATCTCTTTAATATAAAGATCCGCAGCTTCGATATCGGCACCTTCATTTTTAGCTTCCCAGTTTGCAATCGCAGAAAGTAAAAGCTTTTCCAATTTTCTGGATGCCTCTTTAGGGTTAAACCTTAAGGTTGCCAAGGCCATCTCAATTTGCTTACCTCTTACCAAGTCAGCGACCAAACGCATTTTTCTTGGAGAAGTTGGGCAATTGTTAAGCTTTGCAATAGCAAGTTGCTTTTTTTCTTCTTTTAACCTTTCGGCCATTTGTCTTTTACGAACTCCCATAGCTTACTTACTTTTTACCTTTGTTTTTAGCCCCTGCATGACCTCTAAATGATCTTGTAGGTGAAAATTCCCCTAATTTGTGACCCACCATGTTCTCGGTTACAAATACAGGAACAAATTGTCTCCCATTGTGTACCGCGATGGTCTGCCCAACAAAGTCCGGCGTTATCATAGAGGCCCTAGACCACGTTTTGATAACTGATTTCTTACCTGATTCTATATTGGCCTGGACTTTTTTCTCCAGACTAAAATGAACGTATGGTCCTTTTTTTAACGAACGTGCCATTTACTTTTCTTTTATTTCTTTCTACGTTCTATGATATATCTATTGGTGTCCTTGGTCTTGGAACGAGTTCTAAATCCTTTTGCAGGAATACCGTTCTTAGATCTTGGATGACCTCCTGAAGCTCTACCTTCACCACCTCCCATTGGGTGATCCACAGGGTTCATAGCTACTGGTCTGGTTCTTGGTCTTCTACCCAACCATCTGCTTCTACCAGCTTTACCGGAGACAAGCAATTGGTGGTCGGAGTTGGAAACTGCACCGATGGTAGCCAAACAAGTAGCCAACACCATTCTAGTTTCCCCCGAAGGCAATTTAAGGGTTACAAACTTACCGTCTTTTGCCATCAACTGAGCAAATGTACCTGCGCTACGAGCCATAATAGCTCCTTGACCAGGCCTTAACTCTATACAAGAGACAATAGTACCCAAAGGAACCTCACTCAAAGGAAGTGCATTTCCTATTTCAGGTGCAGATCCAGTACCAGACTGGATTTTTTGCCCAACCTGCATACCATTTTGCGCCACTACATACCTTTTCTCTCCATCCTTGTATTCTACCAAGGCGATAAACGCAGTTCTATTGGGATCATATTGTATAGACACCACAGTGGCCTCTACACCTTGCTTATCCCTTTTGAAATCGATGATTCGATATCTTCTCTTATGACCACCACCTCTGTGACGCATGGTCATTTTTCCTTGACTGTTCCTACCACCTGACTTTTTTAACGGAGCAAGCAAGCTTTTCTCCGGCTTATCAGTAGTAATCGCGTCAAATCCGTTTACTACTCTAAAACGCTGCCCAGGGGTTATCGGTTTTAATTTTCTAACTGACATTTCTCGTCTTTATAGATTACTGTAAAAATCAATAATATCGCCTTCAGCCACATCAACAATTGCCTTTTTCCTAACATTTGTCTTACCGTGCTGAATTCCGGTTTTTGTATAACGACTCTTACGCGTTGGACCATAAATCATGGTTCTTACCTTTTCAACAGAAACACCATAAGTAGCTTCTACAGCTTCCTTGATCTCCAACTTATTGGCTTTCGGATCAACATAGAAACCATAGCGATTGAAAAGCTCGCTGTCAGCGGTCATTTTCTCCGTAATTATCGGTTTTATCAACACACTCATGATTCTCTTATTTCTTTAGGTTCGATTCAATTCCTTCCAAAGCGCTTTCGGTCAACACCAAACTAGTTGCATTAACTATTTTGTAAGTGTTTAATTCTGAGCCTGTTACGACTTCAGAGCGCTCCAAATTACGCGACGACAAATATACGTTATTATTTGTATCGCCCAACACTATAAGGGACTTTTTCTTTTCTATCCCCAAGGAAGACAAGAAATTAACGAAGTCCTTGGTCTTTGGAGCTTCAAAACTGAAGTCCTCCACAACCACCAAGGATTGCTCTTTAGACTTCATGCTCAAGGCCGATTTTCTGGCCAATCGCTTCATGTTCTTGTTCAACTTTTGGGTATAATCCTTTGGTCTTGGACCAAAAATCCTACCACCACCCCTAAAAACAGGTGATTTGATACTGCCCGCCCTTGCGGTACCGGTACCTTTTTGTTTTTTGATCTTTCTGGTACTACCAGCGATTTCGGCTCTCTCCTTGGCTTTGTGCGTTCCTTGCCTTTGATGGGCCAAGTACTGCTTAACATCCAAATAAATAGCGTGCTCGTTAGGCTCTATCGCGAAAACATCGTCAGAAAGCTCTACCTTTCTACCTGTTTCTTTTCCGTTGATATCTAATACTGCAACCTTCATTACTTCTCAATTGTTACGTAAGCATTCTTATGACCTGGAACACATCCTTTGACAACCAAAAGATTTTTCTCAGGAACCACTTTCAATACTCTCAAGTTTTGAACTGTCACTCTTTCACCACCCATTCTACCGGCCATACGAAGACCTTTAACAACTTTAGAAGGGTAAGATGCCGCACCGATGGAACCTGGAGCCCTCAATCTATTGTGCTGACCGTGTGTCGCTTGTCCAACTCCACCAAAACCATGACGTTTTACAACACCTTGGAATCCTTTTCCTTTGGATGTACCGATTACATCCACAAATTCACCTTCCACAAATAGATCGACACCTACAGTATCACCTAATTTGTATTCACCTTCAAATCCTTGGAACTCAACGACTTTTTTCTTAGGAGAAGTACCTGCTTTCTTGTAGTGACCTGTTTCGGCCTTGTTAGCACGTTTTTCTGCCTTGTCATCGAAACCTAATTGAAGGGCTTTGTACCCGTCCACCTCTTCGGTTCTGACTTGGGTAACCACGCATGGCCCAGCTTCTAGCACGGTACATGGAATATTTTTTCCATTCTCGTCGAAAATGCTGGTCATACCGATTTTTCTACCTATTAACCCAGACATATTTAATTAATTAATAATTACTTACTTATTTAAAATCTCGCCAATTATTTGGCAAAAAAATTGGGTCAAGAAAAACATTCTGTTCTGACCCAGATTTTTTTCTTTCTCCGTTTTTCCCGAACCGTCGTTCGGGACATGTCGTTTCTGCTCGAGGCAGAAACATTATCAGACTTTGATCTCAACCTCGA
It includes:
- the rplD gene encoding 50S ribosomal protein L4, coding for MKVAVLDINGKETGRKVELSDDVFAIEPNEHAIYLDVKQYLAHQRQGTHKAKERAEIAGSTRKIKKQKGTGTARAGSIKSPVFRGGGRIFGPRPKDYTQKLNKNMKRLARKSALSMKSKEQSLVVVEDFSFEAPKTKDFVNFLSSLGIEKKKSLIVLGDTNNNVYLSSRNLERSEVVTGSELNTYKIVNATSLVLTESALEGIESNLKK
- the rplB gene encoding 50S ribosomal protein L2, which translates into the protein MSVRKLKPITPGQRFRVVNGFDAITTDKPEKSLLAPLKKSGGRNSQGKMTMRHRGGGHKRRYRIIDFKRDKQGVEATVVSIQYDPNRTAFIALVEYKDGEKRYVVAQNGMQVGQKIQSGTGSAPEIGNALPLSEVPLGTIVSCIELRPGQGAIMARSAGTFAQLMAKDGKFVTLKLPSGETRMVLATCLATIGAVSNSDHQLLVSGKAGRSRWLGRRPRTRPVAMNPVDHPMGGGEGRASGGHPRSKNGIPAKGFRTRSKTKDTNRYIIERRKK
- the rplV gene encoding 50S ribosomal protein L22 — encoded protein: MGVRKRQMAERLKEEKKQLAIAKLNNCPTSPRKMRLVADLVRGKQIEMALATLRFNPKEASRKLEKLLLSAIANWEAKNEGADIEAADLYIKEIRVDGGTMLKRLRPAPQGRAHRIRKRSNHVTMILEANNNVQS
- the rplW gene encoding 50S ribosomal protein L23, producing MSVLIKPIITEKMTADSELFNRYGFYVDPKANKLEIKEAVEATYGVSVEKVRTMIYGPTRKSRYTKTGIQHGKTNVRKKAIVDVAEGDIIDFYSNL
- the rpsS gene encoding 30S ribosomal protein S19, giving the protein MARSLKKGPYVHFSLEKKVQANIESGKKSVIKTWSRASMITPDFVGQTIAVHNGRQFVPVFVTENMVGHKLGEFSPTRSFRGHAGAKNKGKK
- the rplP gene encoding 50S ribosomal protein L16, translating into MLQPKRTKFRKAQKGRMKGNSQRGHQLSNGMFGIKSMDSHFITSRQIEAARIAATRYMKRQGQLWIKIFPDKPITKKPLEVRMGKGKGAPEYWVAVVKPGRIMFEVAGVPKEIAQEALRLAAQKLPVKTKFVVARDYSA
- the rplC gene encoding 50S ribosomal protein L3 gives rise to the protein MSGLIGRKIGMTSIFDENGKNIPCTVLEAGPCVVTQVRTEEVDGYKALQLGFDDKAEKRANKAETGHYKKAGTSPKKKVVEFQGFEGEYKLGDTVGVDLFVEGEFVDVIGTSKGKGFQGVVKRHGFGGVGQATHGQHNRLRAPGSIGAASYPSKVVKGLRMAGRMGGERVTVQNLRVLKVVPEKNLLVVKGCVPGHKNAYVTIEK
- the rpmC gene encoding 50S ribosomal protein L29, whose translation is MRQSEIKELSIEELKERLAEFKKQHADLKMAHAVTPLENPLQIRKTRRTVARLATELTKRELQ
- the rpsC gene encoding 30S ribosomal protein S3; the encoded protein is MGQKTNPIGNRLGIIRGWESNWYGGNDYGDKLAEDDKIRKYLYARLAKASVSRIIIERTLKLITITITTSRPGIIIGKGGQEVDKLKEELKKITNKEVQINIHEIKRPELDANLVAASVARQIESRISYRRAIKMAIAAAMRMNAEGIKIQISGRLNGAEMARSESYKEGRIPLSTFRADVDYALHEAHTTYGRLGIKVWIMKGEVYGKRELSPLVGLSKSQGKGGKDNKKSRRRK